Proteins from one Coregonus clupeaformis isolate EN_2021a chromosome 25, ASM2061545v1, whole genome shotgun sequence genomic window:
- the colec11 gene encoding collectin-11 isoform X2, with protein MRAEELMPCVLITLLGLTLMESAHGQHISDEPCSVQILVPGLKGEPGEKGEKGTPGRPGRVGPLGEIGHTGVKGQKGIMGHYGKMGPCGVKGLKGDMGDPGPMGPNGDPGVPCECTPLRKMIGEMDILVAQLSNEMKFIKTAVAGIKETDSRVYLLVKEEKRYTDAEVYCQGRGGHLAMPKDEGANAAIAGYITEAGLSRVYIGINDIDREGHFTYVDRSPMSTFSKWREGEPNNAYRDEDCAEMVAAGDWTDVACHPTMYFVCEFDKDSV; from the exons atgagagcagaggagctgATGCCTTGTGTACTTATCACTCTACTGGGGCTGACCCTGATGGAGTCAGCTCACGGACAGCACATCTCAGACGAACCCTGCTCTGTCCAGATCCTCGTCCCAGGACTCAaag GAGAGCCAggagaaaagggagagaaagggacacCTGGGAGACCAGGAAGAGTGGGTCCACTAGGGGAGATAG GACATACTGGAGTTAAAGGACAGAAGGGTATTATGGGACATTATGGGAAAATGGGCCCCTGTGGAGTCAAAG GTTTAAAAGGAGATATGGGGGATCCTGGGCCAATGGGCCCGAATGGTGATCCAG GTGTTCCATGTGAATGCACACCCCTGAGGAAGATGATTGGTGAGATGGACATCCTAGTGGCCCAGTTATCCAATGAGATGAAGTTCATCAAAACTG CTGTCGCCGGCATCAAAGAGACCGACAGTAGGGTCTATCTGCTAGTCAAGGAGGAGAAGCGTTACACAGATGCTGAGGTCTATTGTCAGGGAAGGGGTGGACACCTGGCCATGCCCAAGGACGAGGGGGCCAACGCGGCCATCGCTGGGTACATCACTGAGGCGGGCCTGAGCCGGGTGTACATTGGCATCAACGACATAGACCGCGAGGGCCATTTCACCTACGTGGATCGCTCCCCCATGAGCACCTTCAGCAAGTGGAGGGAAGGGGAACCCAACAATGCCTACAGGGATGAGGACTGTGCTGAGATGGTGGCGGCGGGGGACTGGACAGATGTGGCCTGCCATCCCACCATGTACTTTGTGTGTGAGTTTGACAAGGACAGTGTCTGA
- the colec11 gene encoding collectin-11 isoform X1, with protein MRAEELMPCVLITLLGLTLMESAHGQHISDEPCSVQILVPGLKGEPGEKGEKGTPGRPGRVGPLGEIGHTGVKGQKGIMGHYGKMGPCGVKGLKGDMGDPGPMGPNGDPGVPCECTPLRKMIGEMDILVAQLSNEMKFIKTALPSPAAVAGIKETDSRVYLLVKEEKRYTDAEVYCQGRGGHLAMPKDEGANAAIAGYITEAGLSRVYIGINDIDREGHFTYVDRSPMSTFSKWREGEPNNAYRDEDCAEMVAAGDWTDVACHPTMYFVCEFDKDSV; from the exons atgagagcagaggagctgATGCCTTGTGTACTTATCACTCTACTGGGGCTGACCCTGATGGAGTCAGCTCACGGACAGCACATCTCAGACGAACCCTGCTCTGTCCAGATCCTCGTCCCAGGACTCAaag GAGAGCCAggagaaaagggagagaaagggacacCTGGGAGACCAGGAAGAGTGGGTCCACTAGGGGAGATAG GACATACTGGAGTTAAAGGACAGAAGGGTATTATGGGACATTATGGGAAAATGGGCCCCTGTGGAGTCAAAG GTTTAAAAGGAGATATGGGGGATCCTGGGCCAATGGGCCCGAATGGTGATCCAG GTGTTCCATGTGAATGCACACCCCTGAGGAAGATGATTGGTGAGATGGACATCCTAGTGGCCCAGTTATCCAATGAGATGAAGTTCATCAAAACTG CACTGCCCTCCCCTGCAGCTGTCGCCGGCATCAAAGAGACCGACAGTAGGGTCTATCTGCTAGTCAAGGAGGAGAAGCGTTACACAGATGCTGAGGTCTATTGTCAGGGAAGGGGTGGACACCTGGCCATGCCCAAGGACGAGGGGGCCAACGCGGCCATCGCTGGGTACATCACTGAGGCGGGCCTGAGCCGGGTGTACATTGGCATCAACGACATAGACCGCGAGGGCCATTTCACCTACGTGGATCGCTCCCCCATGAGCACCTTCAGCAAGTGGAGGGAAGGGGAACCCAACAATGCCTACAGGGATGAGGACTGTGCTGAGATGGTGGCGGCGGGGGACTGGACAGATGTGGCCTGCCATCCCACCATGTACTTTGTGTGTGAGTTTGACAAGGACAGTGTCTGA